The Myxococcaceae bacterium DNA segment AACTCTCATTTCTGCTTACTTTTGGCTATGTTCCAGCTCCCTATACGCTTTATGATGGCATTCAACAGCTTCCACCAGCTTCCGTGCTAAAATTGAAGCGAGGTCAATTGCCTAAAGTACAGTGCTACTGGCAGACGCCATTGGCTCGAGTCAAAAAATCAAACCAGAGTGTTGAAGAAGTCAAGCGTGAAGTCAGGCGCTTAATCGATTTAGCCGTAACCGCGAGATTGGAGGCAGATGTTCCTCTCGGGGCGTTTTTATCGGGTGGTATCGACTCCAGTATTATTGTTGCATTAATGAGTCAGAAATTAGGAAAGCAGCTGCAAACATTCAGTATTGGATTCTCTGGAGATTCTCGCTTCGATGAGACATTTTATGCTCGCTTGGTAGCCAAAAAGTTCGATACCGAGCATACTGAATATATTTTAACACCAGCCTCGTTTGAATTAATTGAGAAACTTGTAGAACATCATGATGGACCTTTTGGAGATTCATCTGCGATTCCAACCTATATGGTATCCAAGCTTGCGAGGCAGAGCGTAACAGTGGCTTTAACGGGTGATGGTGGAGATGAGCTATTTTGCGGTTATCCACGGTTTATAGCCGGAAAGTGGACTGAGTTTGTTCCCGAGTGGATGAGGATGGTTTCTGCGAGGCATTTCGGATCATTGGCAGAGGGAAGCCGGGGTCTGTTAGGGAGATTGAAGCGATTTGTAGCAATCTCTGGATTGCCTTTGCCGCAGAGAATGTCTGCTTGGACTTCTTACTTTCACAGATTAGATGCGATTCTTAAGCCAGAAATTCTGAGCAAGATGTCTGTCGATGATCCTCGTATCTGGAGTTGCGGTCTATTATCGGATACAGATAGCCAAGATGTGCTGGGGCAGATACTCGCACATAATTTTAAATCTTACCTTCCCTGTGATCTTCTAGTGAAAGCAGACCGATCTTCGATGGCGCAGGGTTTGGAATTAAGGTCGCCGTTTTTGGATACGAAGTTAATCGAATATGCTGCAACAATTCCTGCAAGCATGTTGCACCATGGATATGATACCAAATGGATTCTCAAGCAAGCGTTTTCAGATTTGCTGCCTCAGGCCATCTTAACTCGGGAAAAAATGGGTTTTGGCATGCCTTTAGCGGCTTGGTTTAGAGAGGACCTTTCGGGCTATTTACAAGATTATTTGATTGCCGGTAGTCCGCTTATCTATGCTTATCTGAACAAAAGTTATGTTGAAGCACTTGTGAATCAGCACATCGCTCGATCTTATGACCATAGTTCGAGTCTCTGGCTATTATTAACGCTTGAGATTTGGCTCAGAAACCTGAAATGATAATCTATGTGTCACAGGATGGTTTGACGGATCACATCGGTCAATCTCAGGTGGTGCCATATTTGATTGGTTTAGCGAAGTTGGGTTACCAATTGCACATTGTCAGTGCAGAAAAAGAGGGGCGGGAGCAGTGCATTCAGGAACATGCGGCTAAGCTATCAAAAGCTGGAATCGCATGGACAAGAACAAAGTATTCAAATCGTATTCAGATATTTGATCAATTTCGTACTCAATGCCGACTCTACATGGCAGTTCGAAGATTGATTCAAAATAATAATGTTGAATTTCTTCATTGTCGCAGTCACCCGGCAGCAATTATCGGTTTTTTATTGAAAAAAAGATTTAGAATTAAATATATTTTTGATTTCCGAGATTTTTATGCCGATTGTGGCATTGAAAAATCGATAATTATCTCGCGTATGATTTATTTGTTAATTAAAAAATTAGAACCTTTGATGCTAAATAAGTCAGACTATATTGTTTGCTTAACGGAGCGTTCGCGCGAGATTTTGGTTCAGCAATACCCGAGTTTAATCGCCAAAAAATTTCAAACGATTCCATGTTGTGCAGATTTTACTCATTTTGATCCACAAGGAGTGTCAACAGATAGAGTGGAACAGATCCGTAAAGAACTAAAATTTTCAGAGCATGATTTCATTCTGGTCTATCTTGGAAGCCTTGGTTTCGATTACTTGCTTTCTGAAATGTTATATTTATTTAAAGAATTGATTAAAATTAATGATAAATCAAATTTTTTATTCATATTAAATAATGGATTTGAAGCAGTCGAAAGAGAGGCAAATCGGCTTAGCTTGCCTTTGGAGAAGATTCAGTCTGTTTCGGTTCAGCGTGCTGAAATTCCAGATTATTTGGCCCTTGCAGATATGTCCGTTGTCTTTATTCGTTCTTCGCTATCCAAAGCGGGTTGTTCTCCAACCAAACTAGCGGAGTTATTTGCGAGCAATATACCGGTGATTGCGAATGCTGGAGTTGGGGATCTGGATGCGATTATCGATCCTGAGCAAAATGGATCGGTTTTGGTAAAAGATTTCTCACCTGCAGCGCTTCGAACAGCTTTGATTGAATTGCTTGAAATGAGAACCCGTAAAGTTTCCATCAGGAAAAATAGTTTTAGCTATTCCTTGGAAACAGGGGTCTCTCTCTATGCGGGTGTCTATGCGAAACTATTGGAGGATGAATGCTTAATATCGTGATATTGAACGGTGGTCGTGGAGCGAGTGCTCTCATTCCAAAGCTGTTGGAGCACAGAAATTTTCGAGTAACATCGGTAGTCAATGCATACGACGATGGAAAATCCACCGGCGAGATTAGAAAGTTTTTTTCTATGCTGGGCCCATCCGATATTCGTAAGGTTCAAGAACTAATGTTGAGTCAAGACGAACCCGACTACGAATCCTGTCTTCGGCTCTTTCAGTATCGATTTCCAAACAATGCTTCTAGAGTCGATGCGCTCGCTCATCTTGAACGTTTTGCTGCCGGCCAAGATCTCTGTTTGGTTGGACTCGAATTTAATAACTCCATTGTCTACAAAGCACTGAAACGGTTTGTCGCTGAATTTTTGAAGGGTCTTCAGGTCGCAGAACAATTCTTATCTCAAGAACTTGAATTCGCAGATTGCTCAATGATGAACTGTTTGTATGCCGGTGCGTTCCTTGTTTTTAACCGAGACCTGGAGCGAACCACGCTTTTTATGGATCGGTTGTTTCGCCTACGAGGCTCAGTGCTTGCGACAAATAGCGAAAATAAAAAGCTAGTAGGGCTCAGAGCCAATGGGGAGTTTTTATGCTGCGAAGCCGAGATTGTCGAGCTTCGTTCCAATGTTAAACTCGAACAAGTCTACCTTCTAGAACCCTACTTGGACTATGCACCATTGAAAGGCTTCTCGAGAAGCGATTTGAAATACTATCTTGAGACTCACAATAGTCATGTTGAGATCTCGGGCAGCGTCAAATTAGCACTCGCTCAAGCAGATATTATCATTTATTCACCGGGTACTCAGCACTCATCACTCTATCCAACGTACATGTCTTTTGGGTTGGCGGATGTGATCGCGGAAAATCGTTCTGCTTATAAAGTTTTGATTCCAAACATTGGTGCAGACTATGAGACTCCCAATTACGCTGTTTCAGATTATATTCTAGGAAGCTATCAATATTTAAGTTTAGGAACGCAAAGAATCTGTCAAATGTCTGATTTTTTTAGTGTAATTTTGGTGAGCCATTCTTCTCAAAAAGAGGATTCGAGCTATGTTCCTTACGATGAAGAAGAGTGCCAGAGATTTGGTGTTCCGCTTATGGTGGATGATTTCGAATCGAGCAGCGCTTCTGGAAAGCACAACGGAGAAAAGACGGTAAAAGCCATACTGGCCTCTTACGAGTCTGCAATCATGCTTAGTGAAGTTGAACGATGCTGCCTAAAACGTTAGCAATCATTGTTACCCACAATCGGAAAAAGCTTCTGGAGCGATGCCTTGAGCACGTTCAGAATCAGCTACGCGAACCGGATGCTTTGATGGTCATTGACAACGGGAGCACGGATGGAACTTCAGAGATGCTTGCTGAGAGTGAGATCCCTTTCATTCGCCAAGACAACCTTGGGTCTGCTGGAGGTTGGCACCGCGGCATTCAATATGCTTTAGAGAATCAATATGAAGCCATCTGGCTTATGGACGATGATGGATTTCCAGGGGATGGATCTCTCGATCAGTTGAAGAATAGCCTTAATCCGACAGTGGCTTGTGTGTCATCGGTTGTGGTGAAAGAAAACAGACCTAACGAATTTGTTTTTCCGTACCCTCTATTTCAGAATGGGCGTATGAGGCTAAAAAAAATACAGACTTTAAGTCAACTTAAAAGTGTGGCAAACGGCCAATTCTATCCCATGGTACATCTGTTTAATGGTGCTTTGATTCCTGTAAAAGCGATTCTCTCTGTTGGCAATGTAAACGCTCAATATTTTATGTTCGGCGAAGAGGTTGATTACTACTTTCGGTTGAAAAAATACGGTGAAGTCAAATCCGTTTTGGCAGCAATCCATTACCATCCAAGTGTTTCAGAAAGATCTTATTCTTTGGAGAAAATTTACTATTACGCAAAAAATACTTTGATTATCAATCGAAAATATCGAGGATCCTATTGGGTTCGATTTTTGATGATGTTTGTAGTCGTATTATTTCGAACAGCTTATCGAAATGGAGTTTGGACTGTTATTGGTTTGCTATTGGGTATGAAAAATAGGCTGCTCTATCGAGCCATTGTGCGAGGTTTCAAAAACCAATTGGGCAAAGATTTTGATGCGTAAAATGGGAGGCCTTATTGCGGCTGCAGGTAGAGGCTCTCGATCGGGTTTATCGTACCCCAAGACACTTTTTCTGGTAGATGGAAAACCGATACTGGTGCGTATCATCGAGCTGATGTCTCCTGTCGTTGATTCTATTACAGTCATCGTCAGTCCAAAGGGAGAATCGGCTATAAAAAATTGTTTGACTGCACAAGGTCTGGGCGCAGATTTAGTTGTTCAACCGCGCCCACAAGGGATGGGAGATGCGGTGCTGAAATTTTTGGAATCAACCAACTACGAATCAACAGAAGATATTCTACTGATTTGGGGAGATATTCCATTTATTCAGAGTGAAACGATCAATAGGCTTGTTCAAGCACACGCACAAAATTGCAACGACTTCACTTTCGTGACTCAGTATGTGCAATCCGCTTATACTTTGGTTGAACGAGATGCCTACGGGAGCGTTACCGGAGTGATTGAAACGCGAGAGGCGGGGGTTCTAAATCCCGCTCAAGGGGAAAGAGATATCGGTTTATTTCTGTTTAGCAAAGAAGTTGTTCTTTCGATGCTACAGAAAGAACTTTCTAAAAAGTATGGAAAAATAACCAGAGAGCATAGTTTTTTATATGTTGTTGAGCATTTAGTATCGAATGGCTTTCGCGTCCAGAGTCTTCCGATTGCGCAGGATATCGAATTACTCTCGCTGAATTGTATCAAGGATCTTGAGCGATGTGCGGTTTAACCGGATTTTGGAATTTTAAAGGCGATGTGTCGCGAGAGGGATCGCTGGAAATTTTGGGTCTGATGAGCAAATCGATCGAGCACCGAGGGCCGGACTCTAATGGATGTTGGATGGATGAGGCTGTTGGGATTGGTTTTGCTCATCAACGTTTAGCCATCGTTGATTTAACAGCAACGGGCCATCAGCCCATGGTTTCTCGTTCTGGAAAGTCAATCTTAGTTTACAACGGTGAAGTATTTAACACAGATGACGTGAGAGATGAGTTAGTTGCCGCAGGGATGAGCTTGAAGGGCCAATCCGATACTGAAGTCATCTTAGAAGGCTGCGAACTTTGGGGGGTAGAAGCAACCTGTCGAAAACTCATCGGTATGTTTGCATTCGCCTATTGGGATCGGGCCCTGAGAGAGCTTACTCTTGTCCGAGATCGATTAGGGATTAAGCCACTGTATTGGGGTATTCAAAACGATGTATTATTTTTTGGATCTCAGCTGAAAAGCTTTCTGAAGCATCCTGCGTGCAAGCCCGAGATGGATCAGGATGCGTTGGTATCTTATTTCCGTTATAATTATATCCCTGCGCCACAGACAATCTATCGGCAATTTCATAAGCTGGAACCAGGCCATATTCTAAAATTTTCTCAGAAACAGGATTTTCAGGAAACTGTTTTTTGGGATTTGATGCATCTTGAGGAGAGGAAAATCGCCGATCCGCTGGGAGAGTTGGAATTCTTGCTGAAAGATGCGGTCAAACGGCGCATGATTGCCGATGTTCCTCTGGGTGCTTTTTTATCGGGCGGCATTGATAGTGCAACGATTGTTGCTCTGATGCAATCTCAGAGCTCAAGACCGATTAAAACCTTTTCGATTGGCTTTCACGAGGAAGCTTATGACGAAACCAGTCAAGCAGAGTCGATTGCGCAACACTTGAAAACCGAACATACAACTTGGCGTATTTCTGAGCAAGAAGCACGAGATGTTATCCCTCTTCTCCCGAGTTTTTACGATGAGCCCTTTGCAGATGTGTCACAAATACCGATGTATTTGGTTTCAAAGTTAGCAAAAAGCCAAGTCACTGTCGCTCTATCTGGTGATGGTGGCGATGAATTATTTGGGGGCTATAATCGATACCGTGCTGCTCGAAGCTGGACTCAAGTCAAAAAAATTCCACTCAGTGTGAGAAGATTGGGGGCCGGTTGTATACAAAACCTTTCTCCGGATTTTTTGGACAAGGTGTCTATGCTATTGCCGAAGAAGTACCGAGAGAAGCGTTTCGGAGAAAAGCTACATCGGTTGAGCAACTGGTTTTCTGCGAAAGATGAGAGTGATTTTTATTTGCGAACGATTTCTCAATGGTTCGATCCGGAACAAGCGATGCTTCATGGGCGAGAGAAGCGGAGAGAATTGAACTTTCAGAAATCGGGCTCTATCAAAAGTATGCAACAAGTGGATTTGTTGAGCTACCTGCCAGATGATATCTTGGTGAAGCTCGACCGCGCAACGATGGCTGTTGCTCTCGAAGGCAGAGTACCGTTTCTTGATCATCGAGTTGTCGAATTTGCGATGAGCTTACCTGAGAGTTGTAAGTTCCAAAAGGGTAAGACAAAGTGGCTACTGCGAGAGCTATTAA contains these protein-coding regions:
- the asnB gene encoding asparagine synthase (glutamine-hydrolyzing), with the translated sequence MCGILGVVFESDLGRMDIQAALKSILHRGPDFSHYLAGEDYALGHNRLSILDLSSAASQPMSDSLGSVTIVYNGEIYNHAMLREQLEIKGCKFTTRSDTEVILHGYLAWGESVFERLEGMFAIGIYDRRLEQLILVRDRSGEKPLFYASKGESLCFASEIKAIVRSGFISPSFDSKKLSFLLTFGYVPAPYTLYDGIQQLPPASVLKLKRGQLPKVQCYWQTPLARVKKSNQSVEEVKREVRRLIDLAVTARLEADVPLGAFLSGGIDSSIIVALMSQKLGKQLQTFSIGFSGDSRFDETFYARLVAKKFDTEHTEYILTPASFELIEKLVEHHDGPFGDSSAIPTYMVSKLARQSVTVALTGDGGDELFCGYPRFIAGKWTEFVPEWMRMVSARHFGSLAEGSRGLLGRLKRFVAISGLPLPQRMSAWTSYFHRLDAILKPEILSKMSVDDPRIWSCGLLSDTDSQDVLGQILAHNFKSYLPCDLLVKADRSSMAQGLELRSPFLDTKLIEYAATIPASMLHHGYDTKWILKQAFSDLLPQAILTREKMGFGMPLAAWFREDLSGYLQDYLIAGSPLIYAYLNKSYVEALVNQHIARSYDHSSSLWLLLTLEIWLRNLK
- a CDS encoding glycosyltransferase — encoded protein: MSQDGLTDHIGQSQVVPYLIGLAKLGYQLHIVSAEKEGREQCIQEHAAKLSKAGIAWTRTKYSNRIQIFDQFRTQCRLYMAVRRLIQNNNVEFLHCRSHPAAIIGFLLKKRFRIKYIFDFRDFYADCGIEKSIIISRMIYLLIKKLEPLMLNKSDYIVCLTERSREILVQQYPSLIAKKFQTIPCCADFTHFDPQGVSTDRVEQIRKELKFSEHDFILVYLGSLGFDYLLSEMLYLFKELIKINDKSNFLFILNNGFEAVEREANRLSLPLEKIQSVSVQRAEIPDYLALADMSVVFIRSSLSKAGCSPTKLAELFASNIPVIANAGVGDLDAIIDPEQNGSVLVKDFSPAALRTALIELLEMRTRKVSIRKNSFSYSLETGVSLYAGVYAKLLEDECLIS
- a CDS encoding YvcK family protein, with the protein product MLNIVILNGGRGASALIPKLLEHRNFRVTSVVNAYDDGKSTGEIRKFFSMLGPSDIRKVQELMLSQDEPDYESCLRLFQYRFPNNASRVDALAHLERFAAGQDLCLVGLEFNNSIVYKALKRFVAEFLKGLQVAEQFLSQELEFADCSMMNCLYAGAFLVFNRDLERTTLFMDRLFRLRGSVLATNSENKKLVGLRANGEFLCCEAEIVELRSNVKLEQVYLLEPYLDYAPLKGFSRSDLKYYLETHNSHVEISGSVKLALAQADIIIYSPGTQHSSLYPTYMSFGLADVIAENRSAYKVLIPNIGADYETPNYAVSDYILGSYQYLSLGTQRICQMSDFFSVILVSHSSQKEDSSYVPYDEEECQRFGVPLMVDDFESSSASGKHNGEKTVKAILASYESAIMLSEVERCCLKR
- a CDS encoding glycosyltransferase, whose protein sequence is MLPKTLAIIVTHNRKKLLERCLEHVQNQLREPDALMVIDNGSTDGTSEMLAESEIPFIRQDNLGSAGGWHRGIQYALENQYEAIWLMDDDGFPGDGSLDQLKNSLNPTVACVSSVVVKENRPNEFVFPYPLFQNGRMRLKKIQTLSQLKSVANGQFYPMVHLFNGALIPVKAILSVGNVNAQYFMFGEEVDYYFRLKKYGEVKSVLAAIHYHPSVSERSYSLEKIYYYAKNTLIINRKYRGSYWVRFLMMFVVVLFRTAYRNGVWTVIGLLLGMKNRLLYRAIVRGFKNQLGKDFDA
- a CDS encoding NTP transferase domain-containing protein, which gives rise to MRKMGGLIAAAGRGSRSGLSYPKTLFLVDGKPILVRIIELMSPVVDSITVIVSPKGESAIKNCLTAQGLGADLVVQPRPQGMGDAVLKFLESTNYESTEDILLIWGDIPFIQSETINRLVQAHAQNCNDFTFVTQYVQSAYTLVERDAYGSVTGVIETREAGVLNPAQGERDIGLFLFSKEVVLSMLQKELSKKYGKITREHSFLYVVEHLVSNGFRVQSLPIAQDIELLSLNCIKDLERCAV
- the asnB gene encoding asparagine synthase (glutamine-hydrolyzing), translated to MCGLTGFWNFKGDVSREGSLEILGLMSKSIEHRGPDSNGCWMDEAVGIGFAHQRLAIVDLTATGHQPMVSRSGKSILVYNGEVFNTDDVRDELVAAGMSLKGQSDTEVILEGCELWGVEATCRKLIGMFAFAYWDRALRELTLVRDRLGIKPLYWGIQNDVLFFGSQLKSFLKHPACKPEMDQDALVSYFRYNYIPAPQTIYRQFHKLEPGHILKFSQKQDFQETVFWDLMHLEERKIADPLGELEFLLKDAVKRRMIADVPLGAFLSGGIDSATIVALMQSQSSRPIKTFSIGFHEEAYDETSQAESIAQHLKTEHTTWRISEQEARDVIPLLPSFYDEPFADVSQIPMYLVSKLAKSQVTVALSGDGGDELFGGYNRYRAARSWTQVKKIPLSVRRLGAGCIQNLSPDFLDKVSMLLPKKYREKRFGEKLHRLSNWFSAKDESDFYLRTISQWFDPEQAMLHGREKRRELNFQKSGSIKSMQQVDLLSYLPDDILVKLDRATMAVALEGRVPFLDHRVVEFAMSLPESCKFQKGKTKWLLRELLKKHVPEHLNTQEKLGFGVPIDVWLRGSLKEWAEELLSERSIKKKGLLDAQAIQKLWQKHLSREANFQHELWGVLMFQNWISESRNV